A region of Desulfonatronum thiodismutans DNA encodes the following proteins:
- a CDS encoding adenylyltransferase/cytidyltransferase family protein — translation MTNEKPKRIMVDMSATLLHHGHIRILKAAKAMGTVVVALTIDEDVKAHKGYLPELRYEERREVLEAIRYVDEVVPTRWLIDEAFLDQHTIDLLVHGDDNTNRINPDRLVVLPRTQGISSNLMRCRVLESVSQILQAREKK, via the coding sequence ATGACAAACGAAAAACCAAAGAGAATCATGGTGGATATGTCGGCGACACTGCTGCACCATGGTCATATTCGGATTCTGAAGGCGGCAAAGGCCATGGGTACTGTGGTTGTGGCCCTGACCATTGACGAGGACGTAAAGGCTCACAAAGGGTATCTGCCTGAATTGCGATACGAGGAGCGCAGAGAGGTTCTGGAAGCGATCCGCTACGTCGATGAAGTTGTCCCGACCAGATGGCTCATTGACGAAGCCTTTCTGGACCAGCACACCATTGATCTCCTGGTGCACGGGGACGACAATACCAATCGCATCAATCCCGACAGGCTCGTTGTCTTGCCCCGCACTCAAGGAATCAGCAGCAACCTCATGCGGTGTCGGGTGCTCGAGTCCGTGTCACAAATTCTTCAGGCGAGGGAGAAAAAATGA
- a CDS encoding class I SAM-dependent methyltransferase, with protein MLKIHYEKYFSESFNLLIFQEKSNDILTGELISKCQKKSKFLIKNGIPRFVSGSNYASNFGLQWNKYKSTQLDSFSGLSLTANRFWKNTKWDQTGLAGKTVLEVGAGAGRFTEILLQSGASVVSFDYSDAVDACYDNNQGKGDLFLFQGDVYDIPFPDSYFDYVFCYGVLQHTPYPEAAYKAIFSKLKNGGKISIDYYRKMDRPTPWSTPKYFWRPVTAKMNPGKLLKIIHFYIPLYLPIDTVIKKIPKIGERLSALIPIPCWNYLDIGLSKKQRLEWAIMDTFDALGARFDTPKTLEEVKEMVSLEGSCAVDVFYGSNGIVANSSKIVISN; from the coding sequence ATGTTGAAAATTCACTATGAAAAGTATTTCTCAGAGAGCTTTAATTTACTTATCTTTCAAGAGAAATCAAATGATATACTTACTGGGGAATTAATTTCAAAATGTCAAAAAAAAAGTAAGTTTTTAATAAAAAATGGGATTCCAAGGTTTGTTTCCGGAAGTAATTATGCAAGCAACTTTGGATTACAATGGAATAAGTATAAATCAACCCAGTTAGACAGTTTTTCTGGATTGTCTTTAACCGCAAATCGTTTTTGGAAGAATACAAAGTGGGACCAAACAGGGCTTGCAGGAAAGACTGTACTAGAAGTTGGGGCGGGAGCTGGCAGGTTTACTGAGATTTTATTGCAATCAGGCGCAAGTGTTGTTAGTTTTGACTATAGTGATGCAGTTGACGCGTGCTATGACAACAATCAGGGTAAGGGGGATCTTTTTTTATTTCAAGGCGATGTTTACGACATCCCTTTTCCGGACAGCTACTTTGATTATGTGTTTTGTTATGGTGTTCTGCAACACACACCATATCCAGAAGCTGCATACAAAGCAATTTTTTCAAAACTAAAAAATGGTGGTAAAATCTCAATAGACTACTATAGAAAAATGGATAGACCTACTCCATGGTCAACACCAAAATATTTTTGGCGCCCAGTTACTGCAAAAATGAACCCAGGAAAATTATTGAAAATTATTCATTTTTATATTCCTTTGTATCTGCCAATAGATACAGTAATTAAAAAAATCCCAAAAATCGGTGAAAGGTTGTCAGCGTTGATCCCTATCCCATGCTGGAATTATCTCGACATTGGCCTGAGTAAAAAACAACGCTTGGAATGGGCTATAATGGATACTTTTGACGCTTTAGGAGCTAGATTTGATACTCCGAAAACGTTGGAGGAGGTTAAAGAAATGGTTTCTTTGGAAGGAAGTTGCGCTGTTGATGTGTTTTATGGAAGTAATGGCATTGTTGCAAATTCAAGTAAAATTGTGATTAGTAATTAA
- a CDS encoding sulfotransferase family 2 domain-containing protein: MDLLILLASLKGGALHNRHWWPQSKLLFFPLSSFSYIGKLENLEFHLSTIFKQNGINMHFQYSLSNPHPYELDIQKNNPDKITNANQKEVLYYSDRLRERVFQLYREDFVNFKYEK, from the coding sequence ATGGATTTGCTGATTTTGTTAGCTTCCTTGAAGGGGGGGGCTCTACACAATAGACATTGGTGGCCGCAATCAAAATTGCTATTTTTTCCATTATCTTCATTTTCGTATATAGGAAAATTAGAAAATCTAGAATTCCATTTATCTACTATTTTTAAGCAGAATGGAATAAATATGCACTTTCAATACTCACTTAGTAATCCACATCCATATGAACTAGACATACAAAAAAATAACCCTGATAAAATCACGAATGCAAATCAAAAAGAGGTTTTATATTATTCAGATAGACTTCGTGAAAGAGTATTCCAATTGTATCGTGAAGATTTTGTTAATTTTAAATATGAAAAATGA
- the aepY gene encoding phosphonopyruvate decarboxylase yields the protein MINPQDFLSALKSVGIEFVAGVPDSLLKHVCACMSDCLAPDRHVVAANEGAAVGLAIGHFLATGRPGLVYMQNSGLGNTVNPLASLTDPDVYAIPMVLLIGWRGEMLANGAQKKDEPQHVKQGRITPDLLDVLGIPYRVVGADTDVLVCLQELKAHAVARSGPTAMVVRKGAFAPYQFKGAREEGHLPSREEAIHAVLKALPNDVPVVSTTGMASREVFEHRKFSQAGHHRDFLTVGGMGHASSIAAGIALCRPELKVVCIDGDGAVLMHMGSLAITSQRPNMLHIVLNNGAHDSVGGQPTRAAEISLARIAKQCGYALVQETASIEDTTEALRGMLEFPNSCLLEIRCRRGNRPDLGRPDRTPVQNRDDFMEFLGAAKK from the coding sequence GTCGCAGGCGTGCCGGATTCCCTCCTGAAACATGTCTGCGCCTGCATGTCGGATTGCCTTGCCCCTGATCGGCATGTTGTTGCGGCCAATGAAGGTGCTGCCGTAGGGCTGGCCATCGGGCATTTCCTGGCAACAGGCCGCCCCGGGCTTGTATATATGCAGAATTCCGGACTGGGGAACACGGTTAATCCGCTGGCGTCTCTGACCGATCCTGACGTCTACGCCATCCCCATGGTTTTGTTGATCGGCTGGCGCGGTGAAATGCTTGCAAACGGTGCACAGAAAAAGGACGAGCCTCAACATGTCAAGCAGGGGAGAATAACCCCTGACCTTTTGGATGTCCTGGGCATTCCTTACCGCGTCGTGGGTGCCGACACGGACGTTTTGGTCTGCCTTCAGGAACTGAAAGCACACGCTGTTGCACGTTCAGGGCCGACGGCAATGGTTGTCCGCAAGGGGGCTTTTGCTCCCTACCAGTTCAAGGGTGCCAGAGAAGAAGGCCATCTTCCAAGCCGTGAAGAGGCCATTCATGCCGTTTTGAAAGCCCTGCCGAATGACGTGCCCGTTGTGTCCACCACCGGGATGGCTTCTCGTGAAGTTTTCGAGCACAGGAAATTTTCACAGGCAGGCCATCACCGCGACTTTTTGACTGTGGGCGGAATGGGGCACGCTTCCTCGATAGCGGCGGGGATAGCCCTTTGCAGGCCAGAGCTTAAGGTCGTTTGCATCGACGGGGACGGGGCTGTCCTGATGCACATGGGCTCGCTTGCCATCACCTCGCAGCGCCCCAACATGCTGCATATCGTGCTCAATAACGGTGCGCACGACTCTGTGGGCGGGCAGCCCACCAGGGCCGCCGAGATAAGCCTGGCCCGGATCGCTAAGCAATGCGGGTATGCTCTGGTCCAGGAAACAGCGAGTATTGAAGACACCACCGAGGCCCTCCGGGGAATGCTCGAATTCCCGAACAGCTGCCTGTTGGAAATTCGTTGTCGACGAGGCAACCGGCCAGACCTGGGCCGCCCGGATCGGACGCCTGTCCAAAACCGGGATGATTTCATGGAGTTCCTGGGGGCCGCAAAGAAATGA
- a CDS encoding sulfotransferase family 2 domain-containing protein yields MHNYIEVSVYPDLNIVYNKIAKSGNTTISKILDDTQMHINRNLVKCSPADLHSLKLLSMMYKFTIVRNPYSRLLSCFLSKIASGRHLLERYMLPGFGENSSNGFADFVSFLEGGGSTQ; encoded by the coding sequence ATGCACAACTATATAGAGGTTTCTGTATATCCAGATTTAAACATTGTATATAATAAAATTGCAAAATCTGGAAATACAACTATTTCTAAGATTTTAGACGATACACAGATGCATATTAATCGAAATTTAGTTAAATGTTCACCTGCTGATTTGCATTCATTAAAATTATTAAGTATGATGTATAAATTTACTATAGTACGTAACCCTTACAGCCGTTTGCTTTCATGTTTTCTTTCAAAAATTGCTTCTGGAAGACACTTGTTGGAGCGATATATGCTACCTGGTTTTGGTGAAAACTCAAGTAATGGATTTGCTGATTTTGTTAGCTTCCTTGAAGGGGGGGGCTCTACACAATAG
- the asnB gene encoding asparagine synthase (glutamine-hydrolyzing), which produces MCGIVGYTGLDEGSFLQRMNQVQRHRGPDDAGEYWDAEARVGLAMRRLSIVDIQGGRQPMMSGDHSCSIVFNGEIFNAPELRKDLEFSGVRFATDHSDTEVILRLYETEGLASVEKLNGMFAFVIYDKRRQCIVGARDPFGIKPLYLHQHGQGIAWASELKSLMVLPTFSRDLDARAVQEYLGLQYVPQERSIFACVRKLRPGHLFSYSLATADLDIKAYYQLPFSTSNPEDSIVQPEIMRERFRVAVNRWHLSDVPVACSLSGGVDSAAVVAALSLSGHKVRTYSLGFSHQDDQTINETVEARQVAELYATDHHEIILEVDDLIDSLEDMVWHLDEPYGGGLPSWYVFREMGRDVKVAMTGVGGDELFSNYNKFCALETRPHFALAMKLREMGLGIHSVLSLASYGLLAAKKLLHAHHGVTGLRTIHELTDAPVFWSHPFGITYPTAHGKGYNERVAVQQPGPLSAGREVLERTADEYSHLDLRDRCAAVDFNNQLPDEFLQMTDRFSMAHSVEARTPFLDKDFVGYVLGIPSDIRLTPHTPKALFKAAVEPWLPAGFTKIRKRGFVIPAARWLQGPLKRLAEELFDEHELKTDGYIRSDFREVFFDPLLEGQTKLTETVWTAFMFRLWQKRFLM; this is translated from the coding sequence ATGTGTGGGATCGTCGGATATACGGGACTGGATGAAGGGTCATTTCTTCAGCGGATGAACCAGGTTCAGCGCCATCGTGGACCTGATGATGCCGGTGAGTATTGGGATGCGGAAGCTCGTGTCGGATTGGCGATGCGTCGTTTGAGCATCGTGGACATCCAAGGGGGACGCCAACCCATGATGTCCGGAGATCATTCATGTAGTATCGTTTTCAATGGTGAGATATTCAATGCTCCTGAATTACGTAAAGATTTGGAGTTTTCGGGTGTCCGGTTTGCAACCGACCACTCTGACACGGAAGTGATTCTTCGCCTGTATGAAACTGAGGGGCTTGCATCGGTAGAGAAATTGAACGGAATGTTTGCGTTTGTCATTTATGACAAGCGGAGACAATGTATTGTGGGGGCGCGGGATCCTTTTGGCATCAAGCCTTTATACCTGCATCAACATGGCCAAGGCATTGCTTGGGCATCAGAACTCAAATCCCTGATGGTTTTACCAACATTTTCCAGGGACCTGGATGCGCGTGCCGTTCAGGAGTATTTAGGCTTGCAGTATGTACCACAAGAGCGGTCGATATTCGCATGCGTGAGAAAACTACGCCCTGGACACCTTTTTTCGTATTCCCTCGCAACCGCTGACTTGGATATCAAGGCCTACTATCAACTGCCGTTCAGCACTTCCAATCCCGAAGATTCAATTGTCCAACCCGAGATCATGCGCGAGCGTTTCAGGGTGGCCGTCAACCGATGGCATCTTTCCGATGTCCCAGTGGCGTGCAGTCTCTCGGGAGGGGTTGACTCCGCTGCCGTGGTGGCCGCACTTTCCCTGAGCGGGCATAAGGTGAGGACATACTCCCTGGGGTTTAGCCATCAAGACGATCAAACCATAAATGAGACTGTTGAGGCCCGCCAGGTTGCTGAATTGTATGCAACTGATCATCATGAGATTATTCTGGAGGTTGATGACCTTATTGATTCGTTGGAGGACATGGTCTGGCACCTTGATGAGCCATACGGGGGCGGTTTGCCGTCCTGGTATGTCTTTCGCGAGATGGGGCGAGATGTCAAAGTTGCTATGACAGGAGTCGGCGGGGATGAATTGTTTTCCAATTACAACAAGTTTTGCGCTCTGGAGACAAGGCCGCATTTCGCATTGGCAATGAAACTCCGCGAAATGGGGTTGGGGATTCATTCCGTTCTAAGCCTTGCTTCGTATGGATTGTTGGCAGCGAAGAAATTGTTGCATGCACATCATGGCGTGACGGGCCTTCGCACCATTCATGAATTGACGGATGCGCCGGTTTTCTGGAGCCATCCTTTTGGAATAACCTATCCTACGGCACACGGGAAGGGCTATAATGAACGTGTCGCTGTACAGCAGCCTGGCCCACTTTCAGCAGGAAGAGAGGTGTTGGAACGAACCGCGGATGAGTATTCTCATTTGGACTTGAGGGACCGATGTGCTGCGGTGGACTTCAATAATCAATTACCGGATGAATTTTTGCAGATGACGGATCGCTTTTCCATGGCGCATTCAGTCGAAGCCCGGACGCCATTCTTGGACAAGGATTTTGTGGGTTATGTCCTTGGCATTCCATCCGACATCCGCCTAACTCCGCATACACCCAAAGCGCTTTTCAAGGCCGCTGTTGAGCCTTGGTTGCCGGCAGGTTTCACCAAGATCCGAAAGCGTGGCTTTGTCATTCCAGCAGCTAGATGGTTACAAGGACCACTAAAACGGCTAGCCGAGGAATTGTTTGATGAACATGAACTAAAAACTGATGGATATATCCGTTCGGATTTCAGGGAAGTTTTTTTTGATCCACTCCTCGAAGGTCAGACAAAATTGACCGAAACCGTCTGGACAGCATTCATGTTTCGGCTGTGGCAAAAAAGGTTTTTGATGTGA
- a CDS encoding capsular polysaccharide export protein, LipB/KpsS family — protein sequence MDKQIQKFIEENEPLWTIRDSDNVALIEGRDLPIQLVTTGIIANILNQRYGYYPTVLGTGERMQAIFKSFGIRSFQDISTNGFFAKKYQIMQACIEVIRLLLCFIFKFFDFNWFISSAKIKGVKIGDLVYDSYVRYGHTYINPWKRMDKLFKILFKTSVRVCMLQYFFANNRVKTVVVTTTVYASPGGVLTRVALKNGVPVIISTGTFARRLTKESDALKSCYHVEPDFLKLIEINPDWKQQIDKYLEDRFSGSILQHDVINAYKDKKGYSRDELLIKLGRPVSLNLPVVFVMPHAFSDAPHGLGLILFRDYYQWYVKTLEHISTIDNILWIVKPHPSSYMYGEDGIAKSVLRKFLTKNVVLCPEDMTTASVFDTADAVVTVQGTIAIEAACMGVPAVLAGDAPFSGYGFTHDPKTREEYFHTLSNINSLKRLADDQMTKARQVLYWYHFNQRPKSQVLPDIKLMPGQTKVDVEHHWDTFFSKLSNSIKKTPFIEDSYYNKLDKFLSSSDSVIEF from the coding sequence ATGGATAAGCAAATTCAAAAGTTTATTGAAGAAAACGAGCCTCTTTGGACAATTCGTGATTCTGATAACGTGGCGTTGATAGAGGGAAGAGATCTACCTATACAGCTTGTTACTACAGGTATAATTGCCAACATTTTAAACCAAAGGTACGGCTATTACCCGACCGTTCTGGGTACTGGTGAGAGGATGCAGGCGATTTTCAAATCTTTTGGCATTCGTTCTTTTCAGGATATAAGTACCAACGGATTCTTTGCCAAAAAATATCAAATTATGCAGGCCTGCATTGAGGTTATCAGGCTGTTGTTGTGCTTTATATTCAAATTTTTCGATTTTAACTGGTTTATTTCTTCGGCAAAAATTAAGGGTGTGAAGATTGGTGATCTTGTTTATGACAGCTATGTTCGCTACGGTCATACATACATCAATCCCTGGAAACGAATGGACAAATTGTTTAAGATTTTATTCAAAACCTCTGTGCGCGTTTGCATGTTGCAGTATTTTTTTGCGAATAACAGAGTCAAGACTGTTGTTGTCACCACAACTGTCTATGCATCTCCCGGAGGGGTTTTAACCCGGGTTGCTCTAAAAAATGGTGTCCCTGTGATTATTTCCACTGGAACGTTTGCTAGAAGGCTGACAAAAGAGTCAGATGCATTGAAAAGCTGCTATCATGTTGAACCGGATTTTTTGAAACTAATTGAAATTAATCCTGATTGGAAGCAGCAAATCGATAAATACTTGGAGGATCGTTTCTCAGGTTCTATTTTGCAGCATGACGTAATAAACGCATATAAAGATAAAAAAGGATACTCCAGAGATGAATTGCTGATTAAATTAGGCAGGCCTGTGTCACTTAACCTCCCCGTCGTATTTGTCATGCCTCATGCATTCTCTGATGCTCCACATGGATTAGGTTTGATTCTGTTTAGGGATTACTACCAGTGGTACGTAAAAACGTTAGAACATATATCAACTATCGATAATATTTTGTGGATTGTAAAGCCACACCCTTCATCATATATGTACGGTGAAGATGGGATTGCCAAATCTGTTCTGCGTAAATTTTTAACCAAGAATGTAGTGCTTTGCCCAGAGGACATGACTACAGCATCCGTGTTTGATACGGCTGATGCGGTGGTCACGGTTCAAGGGACCATTGCCATTGAGGCGGCATGCATGGGGGTGCCGGCAGTGCTTGCCGGAGATGCGCCTTTTAGTGGATATGGTTTTACACATGACCCTAAAACACGCGAGGAATATTTTCACACCCTCTCTAATATAAATAGCTTGAAGCGACTTGCTGATGACCAGATGACCAAAGCCCGCCAAGTTCTTTACTGGTATCACTTCAACCAGCGCCCCAAGAGTCAGGTGCTTCCTGATATTAAGCTCATGCCTGGACAGACGAAGGTCGATGTTGAACATCACTGGGATACTTTCTTTTCTAAACTCAGTAATAGTATCAAAAAAACACCTTTTATTGAAGATAGTTATTATAACAAACTGGATAAGTTTTTATCAAGTTCAGATAGTGTTATCGAGTTTTAA
- a CDS encoding CDP-glycerol glycerophosphotransferase family protein: MIQKKITFYYQDKTELQCWETIATEAKRRGYSFEFTDQLQKPSNIGFYCSHRNYPKHSKLSLIMLHGMDQGRTKWPNIWKNEPWDVFDVGLLPGPSWVERWQTSSWDPNAHPRRGVFEVGWPKADLIFNPAFDFQIKIRELRDYLELPFEKTVLYAPSFETDGKQNDVIQALVDKNINILVKHWVTEYERGSFPDIWENIVQANARHARMGKHIRVLDPKLSIMYCLGLSDVLITDESSVAYEALLLNIPSISVSNWVMRVNNNEKSRPIEPSEVVFEVCSRDELGNTVVKTIQSPKAAAHMRQIRDKHYAFLGQSVYRIMDIVDAMVARSQVKGKIIPRFRPNRPILYLQKMISIAARIANSGPLKPYWENLKKLRPINSLLRKVRKLDEN, from the coding sequence GTGATACAAAAAAAGATTACATTTTACTATCAGGATAAAACTGAGCTTCAGTGTTGGGAGACAATTGCAACCGAGGCTAAACGCCGCGGATATTCATTTGAATTTACCGATCAACTTCAAAAGCCGTCAAATATAGGGTTTTACTGTTCCCACAGGAACTACCCGAAGCATTCAAAGTTGTCCTTGATCATGTTGCATGGCATGGATCAGGGGCGCACGAAATGGCCTAACATATGGAAAAATGAGCCTTGGGATGTTTTTGATGTTGGCTTATTGCCCGGCCCTTCATGGGTTGAGCGGTGGCAGACCAGTTCATGGGACCCCAATGCTCATCCCCGTCGGGGTGTTTTTGAAGTTGGCTGGCCTAAAGCGGATTTGATTTTTAATCCTGCGTTTGATTTTCAGATAAAAATACGTGAACTTCGTGATTATTTAGAATTACCGTTTGAAAAGACCGTGCTTTACGCTCCGTCGTTTGAAACGGACGGTAAACAGAATGACGTGATTCAAGCTTTGGTTGATAAAAATATTAATATTCTTGTTAAGCATTGGGTCACAGAGTATGAACGAGGAAGCTTCCCGGACATCTGGGAGAATATTGTGCAGGCTAATGCCCGACATGCGCGTATGGGGAAACACATCCGGGTGCTCGACCCGAAACTGAGCATCATGTATTGTTTGGGACTGAGCGATGTGCTGATAACTGATGAGTCCAGCGTGGCGTATGAAGCTCTTTTGTTGAATATACCTTCGATCAGTGTCTCTAACTGGGTGATGCGGGTAAATAATAATGAAAAGTCCAGGCCTATTGAGCCTTCAGAAGTTGTTTTTGAGGTTTGTTCCCGAGATGAATTGGGTAATACGGTAGTTAAAACTATCCAAAGCCCTAAGGCTGCTGCTCATATGCGGCAAATACGGGATAAGCACTATGCCTTTCTTGGGCAAAGTGTTTATCGAATAATGGATATTGTAGACGCCATGGTGGCCCGTTCCCAAGTTAAAGGCAAGATAATACCCAGATTCAGGCCGAATCGGCCAATACTGTATTTGCAAAAGATGATTAGCATAGCCGCACGGATCGCAAACTCTGGTCCGCTAAAACCTTACTGGGAAAACTTGAAGAAACTCAGGCCGATAAATTCACTGCTACGCAAGGTCCGTAAATTGGATGAAAACTAA
- a CDS encoding aminotransferase class V-fold PLP-dependent enzyme, which produces MSTKQTIQSLVDQRNSAKLLFTAGPASLLPENLTGLQPCFGRGDQEYLAVEADVLNTLMAMSGHKQIVRMQGSASLALEMSAMNYLTGDVLIVATGYYSDRLHWLAESARRRTGTVKTVTPVSWQDMDGVQGQYDWVWACPTETSCGLKIPIDALATLAERTGARLMLDATASIGLESGHHQADVIAYSSCKGLFGLTGACFIAFNELPDHEPDSFYLNLGTHLDKKMTGPYHAILSLADVLPRHDFFRESVVINKERFLREVRDWLSQPAEHQPFLCTHVRCHITSTDPRAILYQPRNNLGGSVVCHLGEVHLGGGARGDILGALQCDTLNTRDMSS; this is translated from the coding sequence ATGAGTACCAAACAAACCATCCAGTCTTTGGTTGATCAGCGCAACAGCGCCAAGCTGCTTTTCACCGCCGGTCCGGCCAGCCTGTTGCCGGAAAACCTGACCGGGCTGCAGCCGTGCTTTGGACGTGGGGACCAGGAGTATCTTGCAGTTGAGGCGGATGTCTTAAACACGCTCATGGCAATGAGCGGGCACAAGCAGATTGTCAGGATGCAGGGCTCCGCGAGCCTAGCCTTGGAAATGTCCGCAATGAATTACCTGACCGGCGACGTCCTGATCGTGGCTACGGGTTATTATTCAGACCGGCTGCACTGGCTGGCGGAGTCAGCGCGCAGACGGACAGGCACCGTCAAGACGGTAACGCCTGTCTCCTGGCAGGACATGGACGGTGTTCAGGGCCAGTACGACTGGGTCTGGGCCTGCCCTACGGAAACCAGCTGCGGCCTTAAAATTCCCATTGACGCATTGGCCACCCTGGCTGAGCGGACCGGCGCAAGGCTGATGCTGGACGCCACGGCGTCCATCGGCCTTGAGTCAGGCCATCACCAAGCGGACGTCATTGCCTACAGCTCCTGCAAGGGACTGTTCGGGCTGACAGGGGCATGCTTCATTGCCTTCAATGAACTGCCGGACCATGAGCCTGATTCATTTTATCTCAACCTGGGCACGCACCTGGATAAAAAGATGACCGGCCCGTACCACGCCATCCTATCCTTGGCAGACGTTCTGCCCCGGCATGACTTTTTTCGGGAGAGCGTGGTCATCAACAAGGAGCGTTTTTTGCGGGAAGTGCGCGACTGGCTGAGCCAACCCGCGGAGCATCAGCCGTTTCTCTGCACCCATGTCCGCTGTCACATTACATCTACCGACCCGAGGGCGATCCTGTATCAACCCCGCAACAACCTGGGGGGCAGTGTTGTCTGTCATCTGGGCGAGGTGCATTTGGGTGGAGGCGCTCGAGGCGACATTCTTGGCGCACTTCAATGCGATACGCTCAACACAAGGGACATGTCGTCATGA
- a CDS encoding class I SAM-dependent methyltransferase: protein MTQSWREIWNKRTAHGKLNLADLINLDGFDSGAGKIAVEDWRLYAFAMASKLGLRDGHSIYEVGCGAGAFLFALRERLKLSIGGLDYASGLIQAACSALPDGHFEERTADSLEVCPQYDFVISNGVFHYFDMAIGAKVLEKMIRKARIAVAVMEIPDLAHKDSAEAIRRDALSQQEYEKKYAGLEHTYYSRSWFIEQARGKGLSCEVFDGCVPNYAQNCFRFGVMISVAR from the coding sequence ATGACGCAGAGCTGGAGAGAAATCTGGAATAAACGAACGGCTCATGGAAAACTAAATCTGGCAGACTTAATCAATTTGGACGGATTTGACTCCGGCGCCGGGAAGATTGCAGTAGAAGATTGGCGCTTATATGCGTTTGCAATGGCATCAAAGCTGGGATTGCGAGATGGGCATAGCATCTACGAGGTCGGTTGTGGGGCAGGAGCTTTCCTTTTTGCACTACGGGAGCGATTGAAGCTTTCAATCGGTGGTCTTGATTATGCCTCCGGTTTGATCCAGGCTGCATGTTCCGCATTGCCTGACGGCCATTTTGAGGAACGTACTGCTGATTCCCTGGAAGTGTGTCCGCAATATGACTTTGTGATCTCCAATGGCGTTTTTCATTATTTTGATATGGCTATTGGGGCAAAAGTGTTGGAAAAAATGATCCGAAAAGCACGAATTGCTGTTGCTGTCATGGAAATTCCGGACTTGGCGCACAAGGACAGCGCGGAGGCTATTCGAAGAGATGCCTTGTCTCAGCAGGAGTATGAGAAGAAGTACGCAGGGCTGGAGCATACCTATTATTCCAGAAGTTGGTTCATCGAACAGGCGAGGGGCAAGGGCTTGTCATGTGAAGTTTTTGATGGTTGCGTTCCAAATTATGCACAGAATTGTTTCAGGTTTGGTGTAATGATTTCTGTGGCGAGATAA